One Anopheles marshallii chromosome 3, idAnoMarsDA_429_01, whole genome shotgun sequence genomic region harbors:
- the LOC128715873 gene encoding probable cytochrome P450 305a1 gives MITLTLAALALILLVAFLVKELWRPSNYPPGPKWLPIVGNTPLVRKMAAENGGLLSNVCDKLSETYQSSVIGLKLGQEHVVVGLGYEDVKDIFFNESFQSRPDNFFVRLRTLGTKLGITFTDGAFWNEQRTFVTRHLRQAGFGRQAMHAQIQTELNELLEVLETRMEQPIWPGSILAISVINVLWTIVTGSRVPREDDRLQRLLQLLQERSKAFDMSGGTLNQLPWLRFIAPEWSGYNLVCRFNKELTEFFTPTIEQHHQNFTEDKAVDDLIYAYIKKMRDHKDASDTNFTSVQLTMIILDLFIAGGHTTSTTLDLAFMMMIVQPDIQAKIHEEIDFQLDRSIVPHYNDHHKLPYVEAFLLEVHRFFSIAPLSGPRRALTDCTLGGYRVPKNTTVLMGIRNVHMDPEHWGDPEVFRPERFLNEERQIVNTERVLSFGQGKRRCLGETLARSCLFTFFVVVMKRFCLVKPDVAAEESNMEPSLTLKPGITLSAKPYNVAFRPRNILK, from the exons ATGATCACACTAACGTTGGCAGCACTGGCACTGATCTTGCTGGTAGCTTTTCTTGTGAAGGAACTATGGCGTCCGTCGAACTATCCTCCGG GCCCCAAATGGTTACCGATTGTCGGGAACACTCCGCTAGTACGCAAGATGGCGGCTGAGAATGGTGGATTGTTGTCGAACGTGTGCGACAAGTTGTCGGAAACGTATCAAAGCAGCGTCATTGGGTTGAAACTTGGTCAGGAACACGTAGTGGTTGGTTTGGGATACGAAGATGTGAAGGACATTTTTTTCAACGAATCCTTCCAGAGCAGACCTGATAATTTCTTCGTGCGGTTGCGTACACTGGGAACGAA ATTAGGCATCACATTTACTGATGGAGCATTCTGGAATGAACAAAGAACCTTCGTTACGAGGCATCTTCGGCAAGCTGGTTTTGGGCGTCAGGCGATGCATGCTCAGATTCAAACGGAACTAAACGAATTGTTGGAGGTGCTCGAGACCCGTATGGAACAGCCCATCTGGCCTGGATCGATTCTCGCCATCAGTGTTATCAATGTGCTTTGGACGATCGTAACAGGCTCACGAGTACCGCGAGAAGATGATCGATTGCAGAGACTACTGCAGTTGCTGCAGGAACGTTCCAAGGCCTTCGACATGTCCGGTGGAACATTGAACCAGCTACCATGGCTACGCTTTATCGCACCTGAATGGAGTGGGTACAATCTGGTGTGTCGCTTCAACAAGGAACTGACGGAATTCTTCACGCCAACGATCGAGCAGCATCATCAGAACTTTACGGAGGATAAAGCAGTGGACGATCTTATCTACGCGTACATTAAGAAAATGCGCGATCACAAGGATGCATCCGATACCAACTTCACCTCTGTTCAACTGACGATGATCATCCTTGATCTATTCATAGCAGGTGGTCATACAACGAGCACAACACTGGATCTGGcatttatgatgatgatcgtccAACCGGATATTCAGGCAAAAATCCACGAGGAAATTGATTTCCAGCTAGACCGCTCTATTGTTCCTCATTATAATGATCATCATAAACTACCCTATGTGGAGGCATTCTTGCTGGAGGTTCATCGTTTCTTCAGTATTGCTCCATTGAGTGGACCAAGGCGCGCCCTTACTGATTGTACTCTTGGGGGTTACCGAGTACCGAAAAACACAACCGTTCTTATGGGAATCCGCAACGTTCATATGGACCCGGAACACTGGGGTGATCCGGAAGTATTCCGACCGGAACGATTCCTGAACGAGGAACGTCAAATCGTCAACACTGAGCGTGTGTTGTCGTTTGGCCAGGGAAAGCGTCGCTGTCTCGGTGAAACATTGGCCCGCTCATGTCTGTTTACGTTCTTTGTGGTTGTAATGAAGCGGTTCTGTTTGGTCAAACCGGACGTTGCTGCGGAGGAATCCAACATGGAACCGTCCTTGACGCTTAAGCCAGGAATAACGCTCTCAGCGAAACCTTATAACGTAGCGTTTCGGCCACGAAACATTTTAAAGTAG